Proteins co-encoded in one uncultured Draconibacterium sp. genomic window:
- a CDS encoding AGE family epimerase/isomerase — translation MSSRFTILPEKPVIRLTKKSASRKQVATIKFLVFFTGILYLQILVSGCSTPSSEIKTTRLVSETTNNLTENILPFWENYTLDPNGGFYGIVLNDGTPVPKAPKGCVLNARILWTFSNAYMHFENEAYKELANRAQEYFLTHFIDKEFGGTYWVVQADGTPLDDQKQCYGIAFAIYGLAAHYQATGKHESLQQAISLYRKMEEKAFDPLNGGYIESFTRDWKTPKHYGYDGTGVAAKTMNTHLHLLEAYTQLYRVWPDSGLKNQLKGLVNVFLEKIIDKNRWHQNLFLSREWENLEHIDSYGHDVELSWLLLEAAEQLQEEILIKQTKDIALKLVDTQMQEGRNADGSLLYELRDGEIDGNLSWWPQAESVIAFFNAWQISGDEKYLNAAITTWQWIKDKLVDTEYGGWYGGLGPDGKPLIGQPKVSLWKCPYHNSRMAFELLARTERPN, via the coding sequence AGATTTTGGTTAGCGGGTGTTCAACACCTTCTTCCGAAATAAAAACAACCCGTTTGGTTTCGGAAACCACCAATAATCTGACTGAAAATATTCTGCCGTTCTGGGAAAATTACACCCTCGACCCTAACGGAGGATTTTACGGAATAGTACTTAACGATGGGACTCCGGTTCCGAAAGCTCCAAAAGGCTGTGTTCTGAATGCTCGAATATTATGGACTTTCTCCAATGCATATATGCACTTTGAAAACGAGGCATACAAGGAGCTGGCCAACCGTGCACAGGAATATTTCCTTACCCATTTTATTGATAAGGAATTTGGCGGCACCTATTGGGTAGTTCAGGCTGATGGCACTCCACTCGACGACCAAAAACAGTGCTACGGTATAGCTTTTGCCATTTACGGGCTGGCAGCTCATTATCAGGCCACGGGTAAACACGAAAGCCTGCAACAAGCCATTAGCTTATACCGTAAAATGGAAGAGAAGGCTTTTGATCCACTGAACGGCGGCTACATCGAATCATTTACACGCGACTGGAAAACGCCCAAACACTACGGTTATGATGGAACAGGCGTAGCTGCCAAAACTATGAATACCCACTTACACCTGCTCGAAGCTTATACGCAATTGTACAGAGTCTGGCCTGATTCCGGATTGAAAAATCAGCTCAAAGGACTTGTCAATGTATTTCTGGAAAAAATCATCGATAAAAATAGGTGGCACCAAAATCTATTTCTATCCAGAGAATGGGAAAATCTGGAGCATATCGATTCCTACGGGCATGACGTGGAATTGTCGTGGTTACTGCTAGAGGCTGCAGAACAGCTTCAAGAGGAAATATTGATAAAACAAACAAAAGATATTGCCTTAAAACTCGTGGATACACAAATGCAGGAAGGCAGAAATGCCGATGGCTCCTTACTTTACGAACTTAGAGATGGTGAAATTGATGGTAATCTGAGTTGGTGGCCACAGGCCGAATCGGTAATCGCTTTTTTTAATGCCTGGCAAATCAGCGGAGATGAAAAATATCTGAATGCCGCGATAACAACCTGGCAATGGATAAAAGATAAGCTAGTTGACACCGAATACGGAGGTTGGTACGGAGGGCTTGGGCCCGATGGAAAACCTCTTATAGGGCAACCAAAAGTAAGTTTATGGAAATGTCCCTATCACAACAGCCGAATGGCTTTTGAACTGCTTGCCAGAACCGAAAGACCTAATTAA
- a CDS encoding universal stress protein → MKHKDYSILALISPNKEGETVLKEALYLQNTLQIKLVILNVIKESGFFERNFHPEETELAIKNAKQELSNFVRKVLGKEIPKNIITSVRAGNPVEVLLEKSKTDRLEFLLVDKSDSNYPGALSKEEVDKLISLSKCPVLTVHKDFGVPEIKNIAIPIDITQSTKKRLLWATFLAKKHDAKITVLSALKANIDVKKSLALKNAQKIQQLFQDQNIECDIKILKVYNQDSHQVILKYIKEENPELLIIRTHQESIFSNTNIGKFVSEIVHGSQLPIFTVNYTPNPVDSLFL, encoded by the coding sequence ATGAAACATAAAGATTACAGCATCTTGGCACTTATTTCGCCAAATAAAGAAGGAGAAACGGTTTTAAAAGAAGCATTGTACCTGCAAAATACGCTCCAGATAAAGCTGGTAATATTAAATGTTATAAAAGAGTCCGGTTTTTTTGAGCGAAACTTTCACCCCGAAGAAACTGAGTTAGCAATAAAAAATGCTAAACAAGAATTATCAAATTTTGTACGAAAAGTACTTGGTAAGGAAATACCAAAAAATATCATTACCTCAGTGCGAGCAGGTAATCCAGTGGAAGTATTACTGGAAAAATCGAAAACCGACAGACTGGAGTTTCTTCTGGTTGACAAAAGCGACAGTAATTATCCGGGAGCATTATCAAAAGAGGAAGTCGACAAGTTAATTAGCCTGTCGAAATGCCCGGTATTAACAGTACACAAAGATTTTGGGGTGCCGGAAATAAAGAATATTGCTATACCGATTGACATTACCCAATCAACAAAGAAAAGACTGCTATGGGCTACTTTTTTAGCCAAAAAGCATGATGCAAAAATTACGGTTCTGTCGGCTTTAAAAGCAAATATTGATGTAAAAAAAAGCCTGGCCTTAAAAAATGCCCAAAAAATTCAACAGCTATTTCAGGATCAAAATATTGAATGTGATATAAAAATACTTAAAGTATACAATCAGGATTCTCACCAGGTCATTCTTAAATATATAAAAGAAGAAAATCCCGAGTTATTGATAATTCGTACACATCAGGAATCGATATTTTCGAATACAAACATCGGAAAATTTGTTTCTGAAATCGTTCACGGAAGTCAACTACCCATATTTACGGTTAACTATACACCAAATCCTGTCGACTCACTTTTTCTGTGA
- a CDS encoding V-type ATP synthase subunit A produces MNNNTTRTGKLISIQDSLVKARFYGNVIMGETANVIVDGKSLQAEVLKIDPDPKNADAGIVEMQVFEDLTGAQIGDQVEFSGKSLSVLLGPGLLTSIWDGLQNPLYKLGEQDPYLVPGMKAPALDEEKLWEFTPTVSVGDSVKGGNAIGTVPEGRLTHSVLVPFNFGKCTVESIIEKSEVNITETVAVISDSQNVKHELKLAFRWAVKSPIPFKERAIPSKPISTGVRVIDLLAPVSYGGTVGNPGPFGAGKTVLQHSLCKYALADIIIMAACGERAGEAVEVFKDFAELEDPSTGDSLMNRMCIFGNTSSMPVAAREASVFIALTVGEYYRYQGYNVVLLADSTSRWAQALRERSGRQGDIPGPEAFPMDIPDQIKGMYQRAGADQGTGGSLTFIGTVSPAGGNFQEPVTQATMDSTGGFWGLSQDRADAKKYPAIDPLAYTSSVYDSFISWNDRNKMIQTLSDSNGIDQTISTIGLKKVPVEKYVLYQKGLTIDFCVMQQNAFHKLDACTRPERLIVINEAVQKLIDSTIDFVQEDKEDEEVKQMIKAKFDELRQWWKDWNTSAQTIDEMAVLPKKVEQFILQEEYTL; encoded by the coding sequence ATGAATAATAATACAACGAGAACAGGCAAACTCATATCCATTCAGGATTCGCTGGTAAAAGCACGATTCTACGGAAATGTGATAATGGGTGAAACTGCCAATGTTATAGTAGATGGTAAATCATTACAAGCTGAAGTTCTAAAAATTGATCCTGATCCGAAAAATGCGGATGCCGGGATTGTTGAAATGCAGGTTTTTGAGGATTTAACCGGAGCTCAAATTGGCGATCAAGTTGAATTTTCCGGGAAGTCCTTATCGGTGCTTCTGGGGCCGGGACTACTAACCAGTATCTGGGACGGCCTTCAAAACCCTTTATACAAATTAGGGGAACAAGATCCATACCTGGTTCCCGGAATGAAGGCTCCGGCTTTGGATGAAGAAAAACTGTGGGAATTTACACCTACGGTTTCGGTTGGCGACAGCGTAAAGGGTGGCAATGCCATTGGTACCGTTCCTGAAGGACGCCTAACACACAGCGTCTTAGTGCCATTTAATTTTGGGAAATGCACAGTGGAAAGCATTATCGAAAAAAGTGAGGTTAATATTACCGAAACGGTTGCAGTTATTTCCGACAGTCAAAACGTAAAACACGAGTTAAAACTAGCATTTCGTTGGGCAGTAAAATCGCCTATTCCGTTTAAGGAACGTGCCATTCCGAGCAAACCCATTTCAACCGGAGTACGTGTGATTGATTTGCTCGCTCCTGTTAGTTATGGCGGAACAGTTGGAAACCCCGGTCCTTTTGGTGCTGGGAAAACCGTATTGCAGCACTCGTTGTGCAAATATGCCTTGGCCGATATTATTATTATGGCAGCCTGTGGCGAACGCGCCGGAGAGGCTGTTGAGGTGTTTAAAGATTTTGCGGAATTAGAAGATCCCTCAACCGGCGATTCACTAATGAACCGTATGTGTATTTTTGGAAACACCAGTTCGATGCCTGTTGCTGCGCGTGAGGCCAGTGTATTTATTGCATTAACCGTGGGCGAATATTACCGCTACCAGGGATATAATGTGGTGCTTTTGGCAGACTCAACTTCGCGTTGGGCACAAGCACTTCGCGAGCGTAGTGGTCGCCAGGGCGATATTCCCGGTCCGGAGGCATTCCCGATGGATATCCCCGATCAAATTAAAGGAATGTACCAGCGCGCCGGTGCCGATCAGGGCACAGGTGGTTCGCTAACTTTTATTGGAACAGTATCGCCGGCTGGTGGTAACTTCCAAGAGCCGGTAACGCAGGCAACAATGGATTCAACCGGTGGCTTCTGGGGCTTATCGCAAGACCGTGCGGATGCAAAAAAATACCCGGCCATCGACCCACTGGCTTACACTTCGTCGGTATACGACAGTTTTATTTCGTGGAACGACCGCAATAAAATGATTCAAACACTATCCGATTCAAATGGTATCGACCAAACCATCAGTACAATTGGGTTAAAAAAGGTTCCGGTGGAAAAATATGTGCTTTATCAGAAAGGTCTCACCATCGATTTTTGTGTGATGCAGCAAAATGCTTTCCACAAACTGGATGCGTGTACCCGACCTGAACGCCTTATTGTTATTAACGAAGCAGTTCAGAAACTTATCGACAGCACCATCGATTTTGTCCAGGAAGACAAGGAAGATGAAGAAGTAAAACAAATGATAAAAGCAAAATTTGATGAACTGCGCCAGTGGTGGAAAGACTGGAACACCTCTGCTCAAACAATTGACGAGATGGCCGTTCTTCCGAAGAAAGTTGAACAATTTATTTTACAAGAAGAGTACACACTATGA
- a CDS encoding V-type ATP synthase subunit B, translated as MIRKEINRISEVGKALISVEGNPGVALNHVVELLEAETNQSLSFAKAINISEDSTRFQVFNGTQGLSTQTKIRMHEVPLSAGFSYNMLGRSFDGIGDVADGGPEIIFEKQISTRLDTLNPTVRLVPKQPLWTGIPMIDVFNTLVKSQKIPIFAGPTEPYNRLLSQIAQGAQADVIIFAGIGLKFDEYHYFKEQLSQSGNIDKTIMFTHLAGDSQIKGLMLPDVALSVSREFADQGKDVLVLLTDMTNWSNILRNVANYQDQIPSLQGYPGSLYSELAKRYEVAADIEGAGSITIIGATTLESLEDPVPDNTGYITEGQFFLDNGKLKLARSLSRLKQQVNGNTRNDHRPIMTVMASLLADAEKAYEAAEVGAANDTFSQKLLRYRQDFIANMEEPFGESIELEAALDKCWDILKRHFEPTETGLSKKLIEEYWN; from the coding sequence ATGATACGAAAAGAAATAAATAGAATTAGCGAAGTTGGTAAAGCACTTATTTCGGTTGAAGGAAATCCGGGTGTGGCACTTAACCACGTTGTAGAATTGCTGGAAGCCGAAACCAACCAAAGCCTTTCGTTTGCCAAAGCAATTAATATTAGTGAAGATTCAACGCGTTTCCAGGTATTTAACGGAACGCAGGGTTTAAGCACACAAACAAAAATACGCATGCACGAGGTTCCGCTTTCGGCAGGTTTCTCGTACAACATGTTGGGCCGTAGTTTCGATGGAATTGGCGACGTAGCCGACGGCGGTCCCGAAATTATTTTCGAGAAACAAATTTCAACACGATTAGACACGTTGAATCCTACGGTTCGTTTGGTACCGAAGCAACCATTGTGGACAGGTATCCCAATGATCGATGTTTTTAATACGCTGGTAAAATCGCAAAAGATTCCAATTTTTGCCGGCCCTACCGAGCCATACAACCGTTTGCTTTCGCAGATTGCACAAGGTGCACAGGCCGATGTAATTATTTTTGCCGGTATTGGGTTGAAATTCGATGAGTACCACTACTTCAAGGAACAATTATCCCAATCGGGGAATATCGATAAAACGATCATGTTTACCCACCTTGCCGGCGACTCGCAGATTAAAGGTTTAATGTTACCCGATGTAGCATTAAGTGTTTCGCGCGAATTTGCCGATCAGGGAAAAGATGTATTGGTATTGCTAACCGACATGACCAACTGGTCGAATATTTTACGTAACGTGGCCAACTATCAGGATCAGATTCCTTCGTTACAAGGTTATCCTGGTTCGTTGTATTCCGAACTGGCTAAACGTTACGAAGTTGCTGCCGACATTGAAGGAGCAGGTTCGATAACCATTATCGGGGCAACAACGCTTGAGTCACTCGAAGATCCGGTTCCGGATAACACCGGTTACATTACCGAGGGACAGTTTTTCCTTGACAACGGTAAGCTAAAACTAGCACGTTCGCTATCGCGCTTAAAACAGCAGGTTAACGGCAATACCAGAAACGACCACCGCCCGATAATGACAGTGATGGCATCGTTACTTGCCGATGCTGAAAAAGCCTACGAGGCAGCTGAAGTTGGTGCTGCAAACGATACATTCTCTCAAAAATTACTGCGGTATCGCCAAGATTTTATCGCAAATATGGAGGAACCATTCGGCGAATCCATTGAATTGGAAGCCGCATTAGACAAATGCTGGGATATTTTAAAACGACATTTTGAGCCAACTGAAACCGGGTTGAGTAAAAAACTGATCGAAGAATATTGGAACTAA
- a CDS encoding DUF2764 family protein: MVYLMTSLPSLSLGEAPPITIDEFNDDAKRQLSSRHFKALQSVDIQKLESKVGVKSVSSLINSIKEDLSEVREAKKQNRQAKPERMPNSLLKGNPMEREMNILHWQWEELQDIEAGKTFTLTEVLVYKLKLQLVERINSFNKNKGAEILASVVNPGKNKEDN; encoded by the coding sequence ATGGTTTATCTTATGACCAGTTTGCCATCGTTGTCCCTGGGAGAAGCACCTCCGATAACAATTGATGAATTTAACGATGACGCAAAACGCCAATTGTCTTCCCGACATTTTAAGGCACTGCAATCGGTTGACATTCAAAAATTAGAATCGAAAGTTGGGGTAAAAAGTGTTTCCTCGCTAATAAATAGTATCAAGGAAGATCTTTCTGAAGTTAGAGAAGCCAAAAAGCAAAACCGTCAGGCGAAGCCGGAACGAATGCCCAATTCATTACTGAAGGGAAATCCAATGGAGCGCGAGATGAATATTTTGCACTGGCAATGGGAAGAATTGCAGGATATAGAGGCCGGAAAAACATTCACTTTAACCGAAGTCTTGGTGTATAAATTAAAACTTCAACTGGTAGAAAGAATAAATTCCTTTAATAAAAACAAAGGTGCTGAAATATTAGCATCGGTGGTAAATCCGGGGAAAAATAAGGAGGACAATTAA
- a CDS encoding V-type ATP synthase subunit D, with translation MAGIKIKYTKTERARQKKILKVSERMLPLFEAMEKSLMATINTIAERIEQIREEIEKNRKVAEPWTAVMSDSWVDINDYISVNKVITKTIDVAGVRVKQFVKVDFNVMPINENTPLWVDDAIELMQAQLQLMAEIECLKEQIDLLEEELLDVRARVKLFENRRIPNAKLAIRKIGQKLQDDERLTIATAKVVKTSKQKEASL, from the coding sequence ATGGCAGGTATAAAAATAAAATATACAAAAACCGAACGGGCCCGACAGAAAAAAATTCTGAAGGTATCGGAAAGGATGCTGCCGTTGTTTGAAGCGATGGAAAAATCATTGATGGCAACGATAAATACCATCGCTGAACGGATTGAGCAAATTCGGGAAGAAATTGAAAAGAACCGCAAAGTCGCAGAACCATGGACGGCTGTGATGAGCGACTCGTGGGTGGATATCAACGATTATATTTCGGTAAATAAAGTGATTACCAAAACCATCGATGTAGCCGGCGTTCGTGTTAAGCAATTTGTTAAGGTTGACTTTAACGTAATGCCCATTAACGAGAATACGCCTTTGTGGGTAGACGATGCTATTGAACTGATGCAGGCACAATTGCAACTGATGGCCGAAATCGAGTGTTTAAAAGAACAAATCGATCTTTTGGAGGAAGAGTTGTTGGATGTACGCGCACGGGTAAAACTGTTTGAAAATCGTCGGATTCCGAATGCAAAACTGGCTATTCGTAAAATCGGACAAAAGTTACAGGACGACGAACGCCTTACAATTGCAACAGCAAAGGTGGTAAAAACAAGCAAACAAAAGGAGGCTAGCTTATGA
- a CDS encoding histidine kinase, whose product MGLKIVFRGKVLLAIIIFTTVTCTAIIYTSIKSLQLDREHLALFELSKNIDLEISHSRIFLDDYLLFNDNLKKTTILSCFTNTNKYITSLDSLIEENYNDNRKIELQQSLASVTTQVQQLQNKISELVQNNSRTINPAILINYHNFQTAYEDLNKRLEDLIIKDSYSFKQLVFTLVLLTFFLLLICIFLIHRIINSYSSIEKQQALRSLEVEFKERKRIAADLHDGLGSILSSIALFIKLIEKDCKNETENKSLVQVKELSAIALENLEATINNLNPSILNKYGLLKSLEILCDKINDIGEVSCVVNSTNPEIKLDPNVELNVYRICNELINNTLKHADATKLHIDIQQIKKTVTILYRDNGKGFNPELIHTSDEEKMGLRNIINRIESFGGRYEINTGEGKGVEIKLSFTI is encoded by the coding sequence ATGGGTTTAAAAATTGTTTTTCGAGGAAAAGTATTGCTGGCAATTATTATATTCACCACAGTTACCTGTACTGCCATTATTTATACTTCCATAAAAAGCTTGCAACTCGACCGCGAACACCTTGCATTATTTGAACTCTCAAAAAATATCGACCTCGAAATTTCTCACAGCAGAATATTCCTAGATGATTATTTATTATTTAACGACAACCTTAAAAAGACAACCATTTTAAGTTGTTTTACAAATACCAATAAATACATCACTTCGCTCGATTCACTAATTGAAGAAAATTATAACGACAACCGCAAAATAGAGCTCCAACAGTCGCTTGCATCGGTTACCACCCAGGTACAGCAACTACAGAATAAAATATCAGAATTAGTCCAAAACAATTCAAGAACTATTAATCCGGCAATCTTAATCAATTATCATAATTTTCAGACTGCGTATGAAGATTTAAACAAAAGGCTGGAAGACTTAATAATAAAAGATAGCTACAGTTTTAAACAACTCGTGTTCACGCTGGTTCTACTAACTTTTTTCCTGTTACTAATCTGTATATTCCTGATTCATCGCATAATAAACTCATATAGTTCGATTGAAAAACAGCAAGCACTCCGATCGCTTGAAGTTGAATTTAAAGAACGAAAAAGAATAGCAGCTGACCTACACGATGGCTTAGGCTCCATTTTATCCAGTATCGCACTTTTCATCAAGTTAATTGAAAAAGATTGTAAAAATGAAACTGAAAATAAAAGTCTGGTTCAGGTTAAAGAACTATCGGCAATTGCTTTAGAAAACCTGGAGGCCACGATAAACAACTTAAACCCGTCAATTCTAAACAAATACGGATTACTAAAATCATTGGAAATACTTTGCGATAAAATAAACGATATTGGAGAAGTTTCATGCGTGGTAAATTCAACTAATCCGGAAATAAAGTTAGATCCGAACGTGGAACTAAACGTTTACCGTATTTGTAACGAGTTAATAAACAATACGCTAAAACATGCAGATGCTACGAAATTGCACATCGATATTCAACAAATAAAAAAGACTGTAACTATCTTGTATCGCGACAATGGGAAAGGATTTAATCCTGAGCTTATTCACACATCAGACGAAGAAAAAATGGGACTGCGAAATATAATCAACCGTATCGAGTCGTTTGGTGGTAGATACGAAATTAACACTGGGGAAGGAAAGGGAGTTGAAATAAAGCTAAGTTTCACGATATAA
- a CDS encoding response regulator transcription factor, translating to MKNTNIIIVDDHKIFRDGLIMLLSNFEFVTVVGEAANGEEFLELIEEVKPDIVLMDINMPKMNGIEATKQALKKHPELKVITLTSFADDEYIEQMISAGVEGYMLKRSDIEDFEKAIKKVADGGSYFSSEIIKVITRNLHKDKERRSGEQLFAQFTSREKEILNLICKGFNNEQIAELIHLSPKTVEKHKSHLFHKTETFNTVNLVIYAFKNQLISL from the coding sequence ATGAAGAACACAAACATTATAATCGTTGACGACCACAAAATTTTTAGAGATGGTTTAATAATGTTACTAAGCAATTTCGAATTTGTAACAGTTGTTGGCGAAGCTGCAAATGGCGAAGAGTTTCTTGAACTGATTGAAGAAGTGAAACCTGACATTGTTTTAATGGATATTAACATGCCTAAAATGAACGGCATTGAAGCCACAAAACAGGCACTAAAAAAGCACCCTGAATTAAAAGTTATTACTCTCACATCTTTTGCCGACGATGAATATATTGAGCAAATGATTTCGGCTGGCGTGGAAGGTTACATGCTAAAACGATCTGATATTGAAGATTTTGAAAAAGCCATTAAAAAAGTTGCCGATGGCGGAAGCTACTTCTCTTCGGAAATTATAAAAGTAATTACCCGTAATTTGCATAAAGACAAGGAACGCAGGTCGGGCGAACAACTTTTTGCCCAATTTACTTCGCGCGAAAAAGAAATTCTAAACCTGATTTGTAAAGGTTTTAACAACGAACAGATTGCAGAACTCATTCATTTAAGTCCCAAAACAGTGGAGAAACACAAAAGTCACCTCTTTCATAAAACAGAAACTTTTAACACCGTAAACCTTGTTATTTATGCTTTTAAAAACCAGCTTATTTCGTTATAA
- a CDS encoding OmpA family protein yields the protein MKRVLLFLFAFVPMLVFAQQKCIYFKKMVSLKTEKTNLNTRQSDFGPGFVNDELWYSAYTDEEIEKLSKGISKGVYYNLYSTPTDAEGNVESGKMPRLGAVSEGYHAGPVSYCESTGELFVTLSNFENPEVRNKVYQKADIRLKIIIVKKIDGEWQKTGELPYNDPTYSVGHPSITTTGDTLYFVSDIPDKGLGGTDIYMAVRTNGTWGEMQNMGSAVNTNKNEMFPFIYKDKFLIFSSNGRDAGDDLNIYNVGLFGDNISGVAELNELNSAGDDFGFVIHPEGKVGYYCSNKQGGMGSDDIYKVLLEGLYHLELVVMDRKSMEPIENAKITFDGVAETIAGTVFKKELKEDKSYSVVSNIDGYMNDSKTIATTEKPFGVLRDTLWVEKVEVKQKFVMENIYYDFDKWNILPESEVELDKLVKIMKDNPGWKVELGSHTDCRGDDAYNQRLSQKRSDSAVGYIVSKGIDADRIIAKGYGETQLVNQCDDGVPCSAADHRKNRRTEFTILEMN from the coding sequence ATGAAAAGAGTATTACTTTTTCTTTTTGCATTTGTACCAATGTTGGTGTTTGCTCAACAAAAATGTATTTATTTTAAAAAAATGGTTAGTCTAAAAACAGAAAAGACTAATCTTAATACAAGACAAAGTGATTTTGGCCCCGGTTTTGTGAACGATGAACTTTGGTATTCGGCCTATACCGATGAAGAGATTGAGAAGTTAAGTAAAGGTATAAGTAAGGGGGTTTATTATAATTTGTATTCAACACCAACGGACGCAGAAGGTAATGTGGAATCAGGGAAAATGCCCAGACTTGGCGCTGTAAGTGAAGGTTATCACGCCGGTCCTGTTTCTTACTGCGAGTCAACAGGAGAACTTTTTGTAACCTTAAGTAATTTTGAAAATCCTGAGGTTAGAAATAAAGTTTATCAAAAGGCAGATATACGTCTGAAGATTATTATTGTTAAAAAGATTGATGGCGAATGGCAGAAAACAGGAGAGTTGCCATATAACGATCCAACTTATTCGGTAGGTCACCCAAGTATTACTACTACCGGTGATACTTTGTATTTTGTTTCAGATATTCCTGATAAAGGGCTTGGAGGAACTGATATTTACATGGCAGTTCGAACAAACGGTACCTGGGGAGAAATGCAAAATATGGGTAGCGCGGTAAATACCAATAAAAATGAAATGTTCCCGTTTATTTATAAAGATAAATTCCTCATCTTTTCATCAAATGGAAGAGATGCTGGCGATGATCTTAATATATACAATGTTGGGCTGTTTGGCGATAACATTAGCGGAGTTGCAGAGTTGAACGAATTAAACTCAGCGGGTGACGATTTTGGTTTTGTAATTCATCCTGAAGGAAAAGTTGGATACTATTGCTCGAACAAACAAGGAGGAATGGGGAGCGACGATATTTATAAGGTGCTTCTAGAAGGTTTGTATCATCTTGAGTTGGTTGTTATGGATAGAAAGTCGATGGAACCAATAGAGAATGCTAAAATTACTTTCGACGGGGTAGCAGAGACAATTGCGGGCACTGTGTTTAAGAAAGAATTGAAAGAAGATAAAAGCTACTCAGTGGTAAGTAATATTGATGGCTACATGAACGATTCGAAAACTATTGCTACCACAGAAAAACCTTTTGGTGTTCTTCGCGATACATTATGGGTTGAAAAAGTAGAAGTAAAGCAGAAGTTTGTTATGGAGAATATTTATTACGACTTTGACAAATGGAATATTTTACCGGAATCGGAAGTTGAACTGGATAAGTTGGTAAAAATAATGAAAGATAATCCAGGCTGGAAAGTTGAATTGGGATCGCATACCGACTGTCGTGGTGATGATGCTTATAACCAAAGACTGAGTCAGAAACGTTCCGATTCGGCAGTTGGCTATATTGTAAGCAAAGGAATAGATGCTGACAGGATTATTGCCAAGGGATATGGTGAAACGCAGTTAGTAAACCAATGTGATGATGGTGTTCCTTGTTCAGCAGCAGATCATCGGAAAAACCGTAGAACAGAATTTACGATTCTGGAAATGAATTGA